From a region of the Salinispira pacifica genome:
- a CDS encoding ABC transporter substrate-binding protein — MKRLVFLLFGFALLFPVQVFAAGGAEESTSEPVEFDFWTTQTQSDRMATIQVLIDTYSAINPNVTINLVPVDENDIPTQMNAAAAAGTLPGLVEMGAENAVTFGAEGYMDKAATAALVEEIGADNFYSGVLRLVSDGEGGYYALPYHGWIQGIWYRSDWFEEAGLDPPNSWENIREAAEYFYRPDENQYGILVGTTAETFTEQCFTPIAMSNGAALFDRDGNLVFNSPEMKEAVEFYAELAQYNPPGPQTWRARDYYLQGKMAMFFYSTYIMDDLALAEVAAGSLTNENFENLEGASFDPDLADNTKLAPIISNSRDAGYGVVVTMGLTEQEDPAVTSAAAKFLRYLYTQNAYITFLHMAPGGMNPTLKEIATNARFQNDPKGIFANYGPDKMAEIISGMNEIQTFSIVDGRRIEAASAIFSNQIIPQMLFAITQEGAAVDRAMENAEQAMMDIINQ, encoded by the coding sequence ATGAAGCGTCTTGTATTTTTGTTGTTCGGTTTTGCGCTTCTGTTCCCGGTACAGGTTTTTGCCGCAGGCGGCGCTGAGGAGTCCACAAGCGAACCTGTGGAGTTCGATTTCTGGACCACCCAGACTCAGTCGGACAGAATGGCAACAATTCAGGTTCTCATCGATACCTACAGTGCTATCAATCCCAATGTGACGATCAATCTGGTTCCTGTTGATGAAAACGATATTCCCACGCAGATGAATGCAGCCGCCGCTGCCGGAACCCTGCCGGGGCTGGTGGAAATGGGAGCGGAAAATGCCGTGACCTTCGGAGCCGAAGGCTACATGGACAAGGCGGCAACCGCAGCTCTTGTTGAGGAAATCGGGGCTGACAACTTCTACAGCGGTGTGCTCAGACTGGTTTCCGACGGCGAAGGGGGATACTATGCCCTGCCCTATCATGGCTGGATTCAGGGAATCTGGTACCGTTCCGACTGGTTCGAAGAGGCCGGTCTGGATCCCCCCAACAGCTGGGAAAATATCCGTGAAGCGGCGGAATATTTTTACCGGCCGGATGAAAACCAGTATGGAATTCTGGTGGGAACCACCGCCGAGACCTTCACCGAGCAGTGTTTCACCCCCATCGCCATGTCCAACGGTGCAGCATTGTTTGACCGGGACGGAAATCTGGTATTCAACAGTCCGGAAATGAAGGAAGCGGTGGAGTTTTACGCAGAACTGGCCCAGTACAATCCTCCGGGACCCCAGACCTGGAGAGCCCGGGACTATTACCTGCAGGGAAAAATGGCCATGTTCTTCTATTCCACCTACATCATGGACGATCTTGCCCTGGCGGAAGTTGCAGCCGGAAGCCTTACAAACGAAAACTTTGAAAACCTTGAAGGTGCAAGCTTCGACCCTGATCTGGCGGATAATACCAAGCTTGCTCCCATCATCAGCAATTCCAGGGATGCAGGCTATGGTGTGGTGGTGACCATGGGACTCACCGAGCAGGAAGATCCGGCGGTTACCAGTGCGGCGGCGAAGTTCCTGCGCTATCTCTACACCCAGAACGCATACATCACATTTCTTCATATGGCACCCGGGGGCATGAATCCCACGCTGAAAGAGATCGCAACCAACGCCCGCTTCCAGAATGATCCCAAGGGAATTTTCGCCAACTACGGACCGGACAAGATGGCGGAAATCATCTCCGGTATGAATGAAATCCAGACCTTCTCCATCGTGGACGGTCGCCGTATTGAAGCTGCCAGTGCCATCTTCTCCAACCAGATTATTCCTCAAATGCTCTTTGCCATTACCCAGGAAGGAGCGGCAGTGGACCGGGCCATGGAAAATGCGGAACAGGCAATGATGGATATTATCAACCAGTAA
- a CDS encoding glycoside hydrolase family 3 N-terminal domain-containing protein, which yields MTLEEIAGKKFLIAVPVCETLEATLTIVHSYLGLHPAGFMVGVGGRLPILNTPASDPCVDFQRLCDFIDRLKKLYPEGIIAVDAEGGNLFNILNGISPLKTAGEYRGCRTNRDGKQELSCRFNDHVREHARLLAQAGVNLNFAPLLDVPRQGYRGYTAADGRSISDMPDEVIWYAREFIRVHGEAGIVCSGKHFPGYGHLSVNPHASLSNEANAWEESRDLLPYRQLIKEHTLEAVMTGHSTTPYHPGIPATLAPESRRLLRGRLGFTGISIADELFMGALNEYYRNPSSGRSDGDPLGESRAVDAWRNNDLIIVSYPVQEADGTVRGVPGGEKRLFRMSEAVCRAVSSGLLGPGDWEPGLRRLNLIFQKTGK from the coding sequence ATGACATTGGAGGAAATCGCCGGAAAGAAATTCCTTATTGCGGTGCCGGTATGTGAAACCCTGGAAGCGACACTGACAATTGTTCACAGCTATCTCGGACTCCACCCGGCGGGCTTCATGGTGGGAGTGGGGGGACGCCTTCCGATTCTGAACACTCCGGCCTCAGATCCCTGTGTTGATTTTCAACGGCTCTGTGATTTTATTGACCGTCTGAAAAAGTTGTATCCGGAAGGCATAATCGCAGTGGATGCAGAAGGCGGGAATCTGTTCAATATTCTCAACGGGATCAGTCCGTTGAAAACCGCCGGGGAATACCGGGGCTGCAGAACCAACAGGGACGGGAAGCAGGAGCTGAGCTGCCGGTTCAACGACCATGTAAGGGAACATGCCCGGCTGCTCGCCCAGGCAGGGGTGAATCTGAATTTTGCACCCCTTCTGGATGTTCCCCGGCAGGGATACCGGGGCTACACCGCAGCCGACGGCCGCAGCATCTCCGATATGCCTGATGAGGTTATCTGGTACGCCCGGGAATTTATCAGGGTTCACGGGGAGGCGGGGATAGTCTGCAGCGGGAAGCATTTTCCCGGGTACGGGCATCTTTCTGTGAATCCCCACGCCAGTCTCAGCAACGAGGCAAACGCCTGGGAGGAGAGCAGGGATCTGCTGCCCTACAGGCAGCTGATCAAAGAACATACGCTTGAGGCGGTGATGACCGGGCACAGCACTACGCCGTATCATCCCGGCATACCGGCAACCCTGGCTCCGGAATCCCGGCGCCTGCTGCGGGGGAGGCTGGGGTTTACGGGAATCAGCATCGCCGACGAGCTCTTTATGGGAGCCCTGAATGAGTATTACCGCAATCCCTCTTCCGGGAGAAGCGACGGTGATCCCCTGGGAGAATCCAGAGCGGTTGATGCCTGGCGAAATAACGATCTGATAATTGTCAGTTATCCCGTGCAGGAGGCAGACGGTACTGTACGGGGAGTTCCCGGAGGGGAGAAGCGCCTTTTCAGAATGAGCGAAGCCGTATGCCGGGCTGTTTCTTCGGGACTACTGGGTCCCGGAGACTGGGAACCCGGTCTGAGAAGACTGAACCTGATATTTCAAAAAACCGGGAAGTAA
- a CDS encoding permease prefix domain 1-containing protein, with product MNIRDEIQLWLGEIAHRSDLNQEDQVEMEAHLLDSAEELMAAGLREDEAYLIALRRFGNSHDIILAQHERSTRRLWKQLYRGEDESQDADGKSVLRRENILTAALVFLSGVLALIPGMLGKGLSSGSPLYFMNAGFFIIPILGIYYPARRRIRGEQIGKTWLLPLVLMLLPMAVNLYPFQKWGQTQVIAILHLPLAQWLVLALFRNPRCLYDPRDRLDFIRFSGETAVYSVLVGLSGLLLVLLSAGLFSVIGVDIEAVLEQFIVPLLLPVTLFLGTILAERKKSLVENFAPILARLVSPPLLLVLLLFTAFFLSSTDVLEADRELLIIMDIMLLAVIVVVIYSVSVRSELRKDPFQDWINFLIVICALLLNLIVLSSMVYRLAEYGVSANKITSLGSNVLLTGNLSVLLLYFLRKIRNGVPGTGLLSIQGSYFAVYYGWFLILIMGFPLIFGFA from the coding sequence GTGAATATTCGGGATGAAATACAATTGTGGCTTGGTGAAATTGCCCATCGCAGCGATCTGAATCAGGAGGATCAGGTAGAAATGGAAGCCCATCTTCTTGATTCCGCTGAAGAGCTCATGGCAGCCGGACTCAGGGAGGATGAGGCGTATCTAATTGCACTCCGGCGTTTCGGGAACAGCCATGACATTATTCTGGCACAGCATGAAAGAAGTACCCGGCGCCTGTGGAAGCAATTATACCGGGGTGAGGACGAATCACAGGATGCGGACGGGAAGTCAGTGTTGAGGCGGGAAAATATTCTTACCGCAGCTTTGGTTTTTTTATCCGGAGTTCTTGCTCTTATCCCCGGCATGCTTGGAAAGGGGCTGAGCAGCGGTTCCCCGCTGTATTTTATGAATGCCGGTTTTTTTATAATTCCGATTCTGGGAATCTATTATCCGGCGAGGCGGCGGATCAGGGGGGAGCAGATCGGCAAAACATGGCTGCTTCCCCTGGTTCTCATGCTCCTGCCGATGGCAGTGAACCTCTATCCCTTCCAAAAATGGGGGCAGACTCAGGTTATCGCCATCCTTCACCTGCCCCTGGCTCAGTGGCTGGTGCTGGCTCTTTTCCGTAATCCCCGGTGTCTGTACGATCCCCGGGACCGGCTGGATTTTATCCGCTTCAGCGGCGAGACGGCGGTGTATTCCGTGCTTGTGGGGCTGTCGGGACTGCTGCTTGTACTTCTGAGTGCAGGACTGTTCAGCGTTATCGGCGTGGATATTGAAGCCGTTCTCGAGCAATTTATCGTGCCTCTGCTTTTACCCGTTACCCTCTTTCTGGGAACCATTCTTGCTGAGAGGAAGAAATCTCTGGTGGAAAATTTCGCACCCATTCTGGCACGGCTCGTTTCACCGCCTCTTCTCCTGGTGCTTCTGCTGTTCACGGCCTTTTTTCTCAGCAGTACAGACGTTCTAGAAGCTGATCGGGAGCTGCTGATTATCATGGATATTATGCTGCTGGCGGTAATAGTGGTGGTGATCTATTCGGTGAGCGTTCGCTCGGAGTTGCGTAAGGATCCGTTTCAGGACTGGATCAATTTTCTTATTGTGATATGTGCATTGCTGCTGAACCTTATTGTTCTCAGTTCGATGGTGTATCGCCTTGCAGAATACGGGGTTTCGGCCAACAAGATCACCTCACTGGGTTCCAATGTTCTGCTGACAGGAAATCTGTCTGTGCTGCTTCTGTATTTTCTCAGGAAGATACGAAACGGGGTGCCCGGAACCGGGCTGCTGTCGATACAGGGAAGCTATTTTGCGGTCTATTACGGCTGGTTTCTGATTCTGATCATGGGTTTTCCGTTGATATTCGGGTTTGCCTGA
- a CDS encoding YybH family protein, with protein sequence MNQYEIEVTKTEEAFAKSMASRNFSDFCSYLDEDCIFLNGSNVLRGRIAVEDAWQAYFTADAAPFSWKPETVIAQEGGETAMSTGPVFDPHGTRIAGYTSIWKNYGNGIWRIIFDKGETWYPESG encoded by the coding sequence ATGAATCAGTACGAAATTGAAGTCACAAAAACCGAGGAAGCCTTTGCAAAAAGCATGGCTTCCCGCAATTTCAGCGATTTCTGCAGTTATCTGGATGAGGACTGCATATTCCTCAATGGGTCCAATGTACTTCGGGGAAGGATAGCAGTTGAAGATGCGTGGCAGGCCTACTTCACCGCAGATGCAGCCCCCTTTTCCTGGAAACCGGAAACGGTAATCGCCCAGGAAGGGGGCGAAACGGCCATGAGCACCGGACCGGTCTTCGACCCCCATGGCACGCGAATAGCCGGATATACATCGATCTGGAAAAATTACGGGAACGGAATATGGCGGATAATATTCGATAAAGGAGAAACCTGGTATCCCGAATCCGGATAA
- a CDS encoding carbohydrate ABC transporter permease produces the protein MVGRKGFLRKLGFTLLILLILAFCLFPFIQMLSTSLKYQWDWGNPSLIPTQINTGAYAELLGIGQSLSNVPESIINLLEESPELTREQRQEILSRYQDTGDVFPFLKFFRNSLVLSSVAALISLILAVFGAYSFARTRYRGRAVIQRGVLFVYMFGGILLLIPLYKMAVGIGLAGSRTGTFFALLIIYMVQTLPVSLYMLGNFFRSVPFSIEEAALIDGCTRFSTIFRIIIPLSISALVTVYIYSFMIAWNEYLFASVFLKTYRDIYTLPLGLNSLFVSKNAIWDRIMAASMLTAIPVIALFMTIQKRLVGGLSAGGVKG, from the coding sequence ATGGTAGGTAGAAAAGGATTTCTGCGGAAACTGGGCTTTACATTGCTGATCCTTCTGATTCTGGCTTTCTGTCTGTTTCCCTTCATTCAGATGCTCTCCACATCACTGAAGTACCAATGGGACTGGGGGAACCCCTCCCTGATCCCCACCCAAATCAATACCGGTGCATACGCCGAATTGCTGGGCATCGGTCAGTCTTTGAGCAATGTGCCCGAATCCATTATCAACCTGCTGGAGGAAAGCCCGGAACTGACAAGGGAACAGCGTCAGGAGATCCTCTCCAGGTATCAGGATACCGGAGATGTCTTTCCCTTTCTCAAATTCTTCCGGAACAGTCTGGTGCTCTCCTCAGTTGCCGCACTGATCAGTTTGATTCTTGCGGTGTTCGGTGCGTACTCCTTTGCCCGCACCAGATACCGGGGACGGGCGGTTATTCAGCGGGGTGTGTTGTTTGTATACATGTTCGGGGGGATTCTGCTTCTCATCCCGCTGTATAAAATGGCAGTGGGCATAGGACTTGCCGGCAGCAGAACGGGCACGTTTTTTGCCCTGCTGATCATTTATATGGTTCAGACTCTGCCGGTATCCCTCTACATGTTGGGGAATTTTTTCAGATCCGTGCCATTCTCCATTGAGGAAGCCGCTCTCATAGACGGGTGCACCCGGTTCAGTACCATCTTCAGAATTATCATTCCCCTGAGCATTTCCGCTCTGGTCACCGTGTACATCTACAGTTTCATGATTGCCTGGAATGAGTACCTGTTCGCCTCGGTATTTCTGAAAACGTACCGGGATATTTACACCCTTCCCCTGGGTCTGAACAGTCTATTTGTTTCCAAAAATGCAATATGGGACAGGATTATGGCCGCTTCCATGCTCACAGCCATACCGGTAATCGCACTGTTCATGACCATCCAGAAGAGATTGGTGGGGGGACTTTCTGCGGGAGGTGTGAAAGGATAA
- a CDS encoding carbohydrate ABC transporter permease, giving the protein MINLKAITNEQRETRLGWALITPAMAVILLLILYPILYNIFLSFFDVALMGTNRFIGVENYTRIIGDSEFWRSVLVTLLYVVLSTLGTTLVGLGVAVVMNRKFPLRGLVRSLILFPYVAPVISVVFAWQFIFDPVNGIFMHTMVEQLGWISERFNLIRDPGNALWVLIIFNIWKNFPFSYLMILSRLQAIDSNLYEAAEIDGANGWQKFRHITVPELYFVIGALMLLRFIWNFNKFEEVFLLTGTNIKVLSIYTYFKAFIGTMELGDASSLAVIQFILLTGIILIYVKRVLKW; this is encoded by the coding sequence ATGATAAATCTCAAGGCGATTACCAATGAGCAGCGGGAAACCCGGCTCGGCTGGGCCCTGATCACCCCCGCCATGGCGGTCATACTGCTGCTGATTCTTTATCCCATTCTCTATAATATTTTTCTCAGTTTTTTCGATGTGGCCCTCATGGGAACCAACCGCTTCATCGGAGTGGAGAATTACACCAGAATTATCGGAGACTCCGAGTTCTGGCGGTCAGTTCTGGTTACCCTGCTTTACGTAGTCCTTTCCACACTGGGAACCACCCTGGTGGGTTTGGGGGTTGCGGTGGTAATGAACCGCAAGTTCCCTTTGAGAGGACTGGTCCGAAGCCTGATTCTGTTTCCCTATGTGGCGCCGGTAATTTCTGTGGTGTTTGCCTGGCAATTCATTTTCGATCCGGTAAACGGTATCTTCATGCACACCATGGTGGAGCAGCTGGGCTGGATTTCAGAGCGCTTTAATCTGATCCGGGATCCGGGCAATGCATTGTGGGTGCTCATCATATTCAATATCTGGAAAAACTTCCCATTCAGCTATCTGATGATTCTTTCACGTCTTCAGGCAATTGATTCCAATTTGTATGAGGCGGCGGAAATTGACGGAGCCAACGGCTGGCAGAAATTCAGGCATATAACCGTTCCCGAACTGTATTTCGTAATCGGAGCCCTCATGCTTCTCCGATTCATCTGGAACTTCAACAAATTTGAAGAGGTATTTCTCCTGACTGGCACCAATATTAAAGTTCTGTCCATCTACACCTATTTCAAGGCGTTTATCGGAACCATGGAGCTGGGAGATGCAAGTTCCCTGGCGGTGATCCAGTTCATTCTGCTTACGGGAATTATTCTGATATATGTGAAGAGGGTACTCAAATGGTAG
- a CDS encoding PadR family transcriptional regulator — protein sequence MNPSKELVAASSVSLVLSILSAGDSYGYEIIKTVDRISGGAWSWSEGMLYPVLHKLEKNGWISSYWRRGTGNRRRKYYRLEQEGKRALKAQKAEWLKVHSILMNSWPDEEEL from the coding sequence ATGAACCCTTCCAAAGAACTGGTGGCTGCTTCATCGGTTTCCCTTGTACTGTCCATCCTTTCCGCAGGTGATTCCTACGGCTATGAAATAATCAAAACCGTGGACCGAATTTCCGGCGGCGCCTGGAGCTGGTCCGAGGGGATGCTGTATCCGGTTCTTCACAAGCTGGAAAAGAACGGATGGATCAGCTCCTATTGGCGCCGGGGAACCGGCAACAGAAGGCGAAAGTATTACCGTTTGGAGCAGGAGGGCAAACGTGCACTCAAGGCGCAGAAGGCTGAGTGGCTTAAGGTGCACTCTATTCTCATGAACAGCTGGCCGGATGAGGAGGAGCTGTGA
- the pheT gene encoding phenylalanine--tRNA ligase subunit beta, protein MKISLDWIQDFTELPGELSPEEIGTQFTLSTCEVEGVERSNEHLEQVTVAQITGIEPHPEADKLNLVRFKTGDGEKQVVCGAPNVAVGQKVPFAPVGTTLPIGFTLEPKKIRGVLSEGMLCAEDELGLGEGHEGLMILDGDAALGQTLADYLKTSTDVLLDIDNKSITHRPDLWGHYGMAREFAAVFRKELKTPFDESWMQKLRKLQTKDPSPVSIQVDEKSACLGYMGLSVDNVTVKPSPQWMQNRLIACGLRPINNIVDISNYVMLELGQPNHIFDRETIRGGTIIVREMGEHHTFTTLDEVERHIIPGDTMVCDAQGPSVIGGIMGGLSSSVKEQTSSIFIEAANWVDARIRHTSTRLGLRTDSSQRFEKSLDTNQLERTIWRILELVLESCPEAKVAGSLESDGMKYTPELTIDLSEERVNSILGTNLDAAAIKKYLESLEFQVEMKSERPGSMKVTVPSFRATKDIEVDADLIEEVGRIHGYDKLIPIAPKNEITAVKLLPEKLLKRKIMDFMVYRGRALEIYSYPMVGEKLLAQADWHELNEKLILANALNPETDRMRPSLVPSLLEKAALNQKHFSSSRFFELGRSYLEDEAAFSRERHQLGIVFYSKTHSPFMELLNLLEDMFENLNLNTRIGMPDKSKPNPLLPENWLGKHPNEYLDIRIMGKTAGFISSIHPLMNRAFKIKGNLVMALVDLTDFMVHPIQDKTKYQPLPKFPGSTFDCTVLADPKTPVADIIAAARKLKMKELVDLRIADVYTPDDQPKAVTLRARFLDRDQTLSPEFISTAESRLIETLEKQGYPLKQ, encoded by the coding sequence ATGAAGATTAGCTTAGATTGGATACAGGATTTCACAGAATTACCCGGTGAGCTCAGCCCCGAAGAAATCGGGACGCAGTTCACCCTCTCCACCTGCGAAGTGGAAGGTGTTGAGCGCAGCAACGAACATCTGGAACAGGTGACCGTCGCACAGATCACCGGAATCGAACCCCACCCCGAGGCGGATAAACTGAATTTAGTACGCTTTAAAACCGGAGACGGGGAGAAGCAGGTGGTGTGCGGTGCGCCGAATGTTGCCGTTGGACAGAAAGTACCCTTCGCACCGGTGGGAACCACCCTGCCAATAGGCTTCACCCTGGAGCCCAAAAAGATCAGAGGGGTGTTGAGTGAAGGCATGCTCTGCGCCGAGGATGAGCTGGGGCTTGGCGAAGGTCACGAAGGCCTCATGATCCTTGACGGCGATGCAGCCCTTGGTCAGACACTGGCTGATTACCTGAAAACTTCAACAGACGTTCTTCTGGATATTGATAACAAATCCATTACCCACAGGCCGGATCTCTGGGGGCATTACGGCATGGCCAGGGAATTTGCCGCAGTATTCCGAAAGGAGCTGAAAACCCCTTTTGATGAGTCCTGGATGCAGAAGCTGCGGAAGCTCCAGACCAAAGATCCCTCCCCGGTAAGCATTCAGGTAGATGAAAAGAGCGCCTGTCTGGGATACATGGGATTGAGCGTTGATAATGTGACCGTGAAGCCGAGCCCCCAGTGGATGCAGAACCGCCTGATTGCATGCGGACTCCGTCCCATCAACAATATTGTGGATATCTCAAACTACGTTATGCTCGAGCTGGGCCAGCCTAATCATATTTTTGACCGGGAGACCATCAGGGGCGGTACAATTATCGTTCGGGAAATGGGGGAACACCATACCTTCACAACTCTCGATGAAGTTGAGCGGCACATAATCCCCGGCGACACCATGGTATGCGATGCCCAGGGACCGTCGGTTATCGGCGGCATCATGGGGGGCCTAAGCTCATCTGTGAAAGAACAGACATCCAGCATTTTCATAGAAGCGGCAAACTGGGTGGATGCCAGGATCCGCCACACCTCCACCCGTTTGGGCCTTCGCACCGATTCCAGCCAGCGCTTTGAAAAATCTCTTGACACCAATCAGCTGGAACGGACCATCTGGCGGATTCTGGAACTTGTTCTTGAAAGCTGCCCCGAAGCGAAGGTTGCAGGATCACTGGAATCCGACGGAATGAAGTACACTCCGGAATTAACCATCGACCTCAGTGAGGAACGAGTCAATTCCATTCTGGGCACAAATCTGGATGCAGCTGCCATCAAAAAATATCTTGAAAGTCTGGAATTTCAGGTCGAAATGAAATCCGAACGCCCGGGAAGCATGAAGGTCACCGTTCCCAGCTTCCGCGCAACCAAGGATATAGAAGTGGACGCCGACCTGATCGAAGAGGTGGGCAGAATTCACGGGTACGATAAACTGATCCCCATAGCTCCGAAAAATGAAATTACCGCAGTAAAACTTCTGCCGGAAAAACTGCTCAAGCGGAAAATCATGGACTTCATGGTATACCGGGGAAGAGCTCTGGAAATTTACAGCTATCCCATGGTCGGAGAAAAGCTGCTTGCACAGGCGGACTGGCATGAACTGAATGAAAAGCTGATTCTTGCCAACGCATTGAACCCGGAAACGGACCGGATGCGTCCCTCCCTCGTTCCTTCCCTGCTGGAGAAGGCCGCCCTTAACCAGAAGCATTTCAGCAGCAGCCGTTTCTTTGAACTGGGAAGGAGTTACCTTGAGGATGAAGCTGCATTCAGCCGGGAACGGCATCAGCTGGGGATTGTATTTTACTCAAAAACCCACTCCCCTTTCATGGAATTGCTGAATCTCCTGGAGGATATGTTCGAAAACCTTAATCTCAACACCAGGATCGGAATGCCGGATAAAAGCAAGCCCAACCCCTTACTGCCGGAGAACTGGCTGGGAAAACACCCCAATGAATACCTGGATATACGCATTATGGGGAAGACAGCAGGTTTCATTTCCAGCATTCACCCGCTGATGAACCGGGCATTTAAGATCAAAGGCAACCTGGTAATGGCTCTTGTGGATCTTACCGATTTCATGGTCCATCCTATCCAGGATAAAACCAAATACCAGCCCCTGCCGAAATTCCCCGGCTCGACTTTTGACTGTACGGTGCTGGCTGATCCCAAAACTCCCGTGGCCGACATAATTGCCGCCGCCCGGAAACTGAAAATGAAAGAACTTGTGGATCTGCGCATCGCCGATGTTTACACCCCCGATGATCAACCGAAGGCTGTGACCCTCCGGGCCCGTTTCCTGGACAGGGATCAGACACTCAGCCCCGAGTTCATCAGTACCGCAGAAAGCCGGCTCATTGAAACGCTGGAAAAGCAGGGATACCCTCTGAAACAGTAG
- the pheS gene encoding phenylalanine--tRNA ligase subunit alpha, producing the protein MVEQLQQMLEDFKTGIEKVQSLPDMAQFKAEYLGKKGRLKGLMAGMRDLSPEERSSFGAKANEAKQFMEKLIQEQSTRIELEEINSRLDKEWQDISWTDRLKDKGQQAAGLHPLSSVMRGLEDIFLSMGFDILDGPHIEDEYHNFEALNIPANHPARDMQDTFWFQDKKHLLRTHTSNIQIRGMEQHKPPFKFVGPGKVFRSEALDASHEAAFHQLEGMMVGKDISVSHMIHFLRTLLSEIFQKEIKVRLRPGFFPFVEPGFELDYECLLCGGTGCSVCKQVGWVEALGCGMVHPNVLKAGNIDPREWNGFAFGLGVDRLTMMRYHIDDVRHIHSGDLLFSQQFKAY; encoded by the coding sequence ATGGTGGAACAACTGCAGCAGATGCTGGAGGACTTTAAAACCGGCATAGAAAAGGTTCAATCCCTGCCTGATATGGCCCAATTCAAGGCCGAATATCTTGGTAAAAAAGGCAGACTGAAAGGTCTCATGGCCGGAATGAGGGATCTCTCCCCTGAAGAGCGCAGCAGTTTCGGTGCCAAAGCCAACGAAGCCAAGCAGTTCATGGAAAAACTCATTCAGGAACAGAGCACCCGGATTGAATTGGAAGAGATCAACTCCCGCCTGGACAAGGAATGGCAGGATATATCCTGGACAGACCGGTTGAAGGACAAGGGTCAGCAGGCAGCCGGACTCCATCCGTTAAGCAGCGTGATGCGTGGACTGGAGGATATTTTTCTCTCCATGGGTTTTGATATTCTCGACGGCCCCCATATTGAAGATGAATACCACAACTTTGAAGCATTGAATATTCCCGCCAATCATCCCGCGCGGGATATGCAGGACACGTTCTGGTTTCAGGATAAAAAACATCTTCTCCGCACCCACACTTCCAACATCCAGATCAGGGGAATGGAACAGCATAAGCCTCCGTTCAAATTCGTGGGACCGGGAAAAGTATTCCGCTCTGAAGCCCTGGATGCCAGCCACGAAGCCGCATTTCATCAGCTTGAAGGCATGATGGTGGGAAAGGATATCAGTGTTTCCCACATGATCCACTTCCTTCGTACCCTTTTGTCCGAAATCTTTCAGAAAGAGATCAAAGTCCGGCTCCGTCCGGGTTTTTTCCCTTTTGTTGAGCCTGGATTTGAACTTGATTATGAATGCCTGCTCTGCGGCGGAACAGGCTGTTCAGTGTGTAAGCAGGTGGGCTGGGTGGAGGCCCTGGGCTGCGGCATGGTGCACCCCAATGTTCTGAAAGCAGGGAATATTGATCCCCGGGAATGGAACGGTTTTGCCTTCGGACTCGGTGTGGACCGCCTCACCATGATGCGCTACCACATTGATGATGTACGCCACATTCACAGCGGAGACCTGCTGTTTTCCCAGCAGTTCAAGGCATACTGA